A part of Chitinivorax sp. B genomic DNA contains:
- a CDS encoding flagellin, protein MALSINSNQPSLFSQNKLNDIQQSQAKTLQSLSTGKRINSAATDPAGSAIVEQFAAQIAGNNRASANLNDGISLAQVADGALEQLQSNSQRLRELAVQAGNGTLSADDRSALQAEANQLTQSNASIVSDTSFNGTPLLQGGATQIFQSGPNANDQIAVTSTNLASAPGSGGLYSLAGSIDLTSQAGATQSLQNLDTDLATLSQSRSDFGAVSNRFSAAIDNLQQTSENLSAARSRIGDTDYASATADLASQNIRSQANLATQAQANAQPRQVLSLLGR, encoded by the coding sequence ATGGCACTCTCGATCAACAGCAACCAACCGTCGCTGTTTTCGCAGAACAAGCTGAATGACATTCAGCAGTCCCAAGCCAAGACACTTCAGTCGCTCTCTACCGGTAAACGTATCAACAGCGCGGCCACCGACCCGGCAGGGTCAGCCATTGTTGAACAATTTGCCGCACAGATCGCAGGTAATAACCGGGCCAGTGCCAATCTGAACGACGGTATCTCGCTGGCACAAGTAGCCGATGGCGCACTGGAGCAACTGCAATCCAACTCGCAGCGTCTGCGCGAGCTGGCCGTGCAAGCCGGTAACGGCACGTTAAGTGCAGATGATCGCTCGGCACTACAGGCCGAGGCCAATCAATTGACCCAATCCAACGCGTCCATCGTGTCGGATACCAGCTTCAACGGCACACCGCTGCTACAAGGCGGTGCAACCCAGATATTCCAATCTGGGCCCAATGCCAATGACCAGATCGCGGTCACGTCGACCAATCTGGCCAGCGCACCAGGCAGTGGCGGCTTGTACTCCCTGGCGGGCAGTATCGATCTGACCAGCCAGGCAGGTGCCACCCAGTCATTGCAGAATCTGGATACCGACCTGGCCACCCTGTCTCAATCACGCAGCGACTTTGGCGCGGTCAGCAACCGTTTCAGCGCCGCCATCGACAACCTGCAACAAACTTCAGAAAACCTGTCGGCCGCGCGCAGCCGTATTGGTGATACCGACTATGCCTCGGCGACGGCCGATCTGGCCTCACAAAACATTCGCAGCCAAGCCAACCTGGCCACCCAGGCCCAAGCCAACGCACAGCCACGACAAGTGCTCAGCCTGCTAGGCCGCTGA